Below is a window of Culturomica massiliensis DNA.
ATTATTGCTCCGTCTCCCCTTTCTGTCACGCTGGGGAACGGAGAAATCTGGGGACAGAATGCCCGCATACAGAAAACAAGCAAACAAACTGCCGACAACATCATCACAGCCCCTTTTTATAAAAAAAATCAAGTTGCCGACATTTACAATCAGTTGACATTGACATTCAAAGGCAACTGGGGATTGGTATTCAGGGTCTACGACGACGGCGTCGCCTACCGCTTCCGGAATCTGGCAGACAAGGCTTTTACAATTGTGAATGAAGAAGCCGCTTTTTGCTTTGATAAAGATTACAATACCATTGTACCTTATGTAAAAGCCCGCCATGACAAAGAGAAATCGTTCGAAACTCAATTTTTCAATTCCTTTGAAAATACATATACTCACACCTCTATTTCCCGGTTAAACAAAGATAAACTGATGTTCCTGCCCCTTGTCGTAGAACTGGAACAGAACCGAAAAGTATTGATCACAGAGGCGGATCTCGAAAGTTACCCCGGACTATATCTCAACAGCGGGCAAAAAGAACGTGCCCTGACCGGCGTATTTGCCCCCTACCCCAAGACGGTTGTACAAGGCGGTCACAATATGTTGCAAGGACTGGTTACAGCCCGGGAACCGTACATGGCAAAAGTAGAGGGGAAACGCGATTTCCCCTGGAGAATTGCAGTCATTTCCACCGACGATAAGCAACTGGCAGACTGCGACATGGTGTATCGTCTGGCCTCACCTTCCCGCATCGGAGACATCACCTGGATCAAACCGGGAAAAGTGGCCTGGGACTGGTGGAACGACTGGAATATCGACGGCGTGGATTTCAAAGCCGGCATCAACAACGACACCTATAAATATTACATCGACTTTGCTTCCCGCAACGGTATCGAATATGTGATTCTGGACGAAGGCTGGGCGGTAAACAAACAGGCCGATCTGTTGCAAGTCATACCGGAAATAAACATCCGGGAACTGGTCAATTATGCCATGGACAGAGAAGTCGGCATTATCCTTTGGGCCGGTTACGAAGCTTTCCGCAAAGATATGGAGAATGTATGCAGACATTATGCCAATATAGGTGTAAAAGG
It encodes the following:
- a CDS encoding glycoside hydrolase family 97 protein; the protein is MKIILSFLLFVGIVSTQAQKREQITSPDGRLQLTVEIGNIITWSVKTGDQTIIAPSPLSVTLGNGEIWGQNARIQKTSKQTADNIITAPFYKKNQVADIYNQLTLTFKGNWGLVFRVYDDGVAYRFRNLADKAFTIVNEEAAFCFDKDYNTIVPYVKARHDKEKSFETQFFNSFENTYTHTSISRLNKDKLMFLPLVVELEQNRKVLITEADLESYPGLYLNSGQKERALTGVFAPYPKTVVQGGHNMLQGLVTAREPYMAKVEGKRDFPWRIAVISTDDKQLADCDMVYRLASPSRIGDITWIKPGKVAWDWWNDWNIDGVDFKAGINNDTYKYYIDFASRNGIEYVILDEGWAVNKQADLLQVIPEINIRELVNYAMDREVGIILWAGYEAFRKDMENVCRHYANIGVKGFKVDFMDRDDQQVVDFVYEAAATAARYNLVLDLHGIYKPTGLQRTYPNVLNNEGVFGLENAKWAPASTDLVTYDVTIPFIRMAAGPMDYTQGAMRNAAKGAYAPVYSEPMSQGTRCRQLATYIIFESPLNMLCDNPSNYLREKESLEFIAGIPVIWDETRVLEGKIGEYVTIARRKGANWYIGGLTNWTPRETTLDLNFLGNDKYQAILFKDGINADRSGRDYKREEFELTTDKQIVIQEAPGGGFALVLKKTE